Part of the Arthrobacter globiformis genome is shown below.
CCGCCGGTTCCAAGCGGCGGCAAAGGACGATCCTGCGTATTCGGACTCGGTTGCGTGGATGCAGGCGGTAGCCTTCGGGTTCCACGATGCCCGCCGGAGCGACGAGCGCGTGGACAAGAGCATTGAGCTGCAGCGGACGGACCGGCGGGTCATGACCGGCGTGTACCAGGCAGGAACGGTTGTTGGTCACTCGCTCGGAGCCGACGTGCCCGTTGCCACCTTCGGGACCATGAACAAGACCCTGAACATCGGTTTTGGCCGGCTGCTGGACACTCGGCTGGTGACTGCCGTGACGGTCCGCACCTCGCACCGGCGCCGCGGCCTGCTGCGCCGCATGATGGGGGAGGACCTCGCCCTGGCCCGGGCGGAAGGCCTCGCGATGGCGGCCGTCACGGCGTCCGAGGCCTCGATCTATGGCCGGTTCGGGTTTGGCGTGGCAACATCCGAGCAGTCCGTGAAGGTGGACACCACGGCGCGCTTCAGGCTCAACCACACTCCCGTGGGCAGCGTCGAGGTGGCCGACCCGAAGGTTCTGCTGGAGTTGGCCCCCGAAGTCTTCGGCCGCCTGCACCGCATCACGCCCGGATCCATCGGCCGGCATGAGTTCTACCGACAGTTCGCCTCGGGAACCGTCAGCCGCGACGGGGGCGAGGACCCGAAGGTCAAGGTGGCGCTGCACTACGGGCCCGGCGGCGACGTGGACGGCTACGTCTCCTACAGGTTCGCCGGCTGGTCCAGCACTCCGTACACCATGGAAGTCTTGGATCTGGTCGCGGCAACCAGAGCGGCGTACCTCGAGCTATGGCAGTACCTTGCCGCCATCGACCTGGTGGAACGCGTCACCTGGGAGGAAACGCCGGTGGACGACCCGCTGCGGTGGGCCCTCGAGGACGCCCGCTGCGTTGAGGCCTCGGCGGCGCGGGACATGCTCTGGCTGCGGATCCTCGACGCGGAGCAGGCCCTGGAAGCCCGTCACTACCCGGCCGACGGGCGGCTGGTGCTGAGCGTCGCCGACTCCCTCGGCCTGACCGGCGGCACCTTCACCTTGGACGTTGACAGGGGCGGCGCAGTTGTCACGGCCGGAGGCAGCGGCGCGCCGGACCTCGAGCTGGATGTCGCGGCGCTGTCCGCCATCTACCTCGGCGGGGTCAACCCGGTGACCCTGGCGGCGTCGGGACGCATTCTGGAGCACACGCCGGGCGCTGCGTTCCGCGCCGCCCGCATGTTCGCCGTCGAACGTCCGCCGCACTGCCTGACACACTTCTAGCGCTTTGACCCCAGTTGGCGCTTGCCACTAGAATAAACGGGCGTGTACTACGTGCACGCTTTTCAATCCACAAAACCAGGATGACCAGGCACTTCCCTGCGAAGTGCCCGCACCTGCGCCTGCGTTCCATAACGCAGGCGCGGCGGTTTGCCTGACCGACTAACTATCCACAACGGAGCCCCTACTACATGACCATCACCTCCACCGAGAAGCCCGGTACCCCCGTAGTCGCGATCAACGACATCGGTACCGCTGAGGACTTCCTCGCAGCTGTCGACGCCACTATCAAGTACTTCAACGACGGAGACCTCGTCGAAGGTACCGTCGTCAAGGTCGACCGCGACGAAGTTCTGCTCGACATCGGTTACAAGACCGAAGGTGTCATTCCCTCCCGCGAGCTTTCCATCAAGCACGACGTTGACCCCGGAGACGTCGTCTCCGTTGGCGATCAGGTCGAAGCCCTGGTGCTCACCAAGGAAGACAAAGAAGGCCGCCTGATCCTCTCCAAGAAGCGTGCTCAGTACGAGCGTGCCTGGGGCGACATCGAGAAGGTCAAGGAAGAAGACGGTGTTGTCACCGGTACCGTCATCGAGGTTGTCAAGGGTGGTCTTATCCTCGACATCGGTCTGCGCGGCTTCCTGCCCGCATCCCTCGTCGAGATGCGCCGTGTGCGCGACCTGGCTCCGTACATCGGTCAGCAGATCGAAGCCAAGATCATCGAGCTGGACAAGAACCGCAACAACGTTGTGCTGTCCCGCCGTGCATGGCTCGAGCAGACCCAGTCCGAGGTCCGCTCCACGTTCCTCAACAAGCTGGAAAAGGGCCAGGTCCGTCCCGGCGTCGTTTCCTCCATCGTCAACTTCGGTGCCTTCGTGGACCTGGGCGGCGTAGACGGCCTGGTTCACGTTTCCGAGCTGTCCTGGAAGCACATCGACCACCCGTCCGAGGTTGTCGAGGTTGGCCAGGAAGTCACCGTCGAGGTCCTCGAAGTGGATCTGGACCGCGAGCGTGTCTCCCTGTCGCTCAAGGCTACGCAGGAAGATCCGTGGCAGACCTTCGCCCGCACCCACGCCCTCGGCCAGGTTGTTCCGGGTAAGGTCACCAAGCTCGTTCCGTTCGGTGCGTTCGTCCGCGTCGAAGACGGCATCGAAGGCCTCGTTCACATCTCCGAACTGGCTGTCCGCCACGTTGAGCTGGCTGAGCAGGTTGTCTCCGTTGGCGACGAACTGTTCGTCAAGGTCATCGACATCGACCTCGAGCGCCGCCGCATCTCCCTCTCCCTCAAGCAGGCTAACGAGGGCGTTGACGCCGACAGCACCGAGTTCGATCCCGCTCTGTACGGCATGGCCGCAGAGTACGACGAAGAGGGCAACTACAAGTACCCGGAGGGCTTCGACCCGGAGTCCAACGAGTGGCTTGAAGGCTACGAGAACCAGCGCGCCGCCTGGGAGCAGCAGTACGCTGACGCCCAGACCCGCTGGGAAGCACACAAGAAGCAGGTCACCCAGCACGCCGCCGACGACGCTGCAGCTGCAACGTCCGGTGAGAGCGACTCCGGCACCACCAGCTACTCCTCCGAGCCGGCTGCCACCGATACCGGTGCAGGCACGCTTGCTTCGGATGAGGCACTTGCCGCTCTGCGCGAGAAGCTGACCGGCAACTAATTGCCCGGCATTAGCTAATTGCCATTGAAAAGGTGGCCGTCCCCGAAAGGGGGCGGCCACCTTTTTGTCTTTCCGGCGATTGTGGCGCCGGATGCCTGCATTGGCAGCGTCAGGCGGTCTGCCCGGCGTGCTCGCCCTCGGCGATCTCCTCCAGCACCTTGTTGTTGAATGCGGGAAGGTCGCCCGGCTTCCTGCTGGTCACGAAGCCCTGGTCCACCACGACTTCCTGGTCGCTCCAGTTGGCGCCCGCGTTCCGCAGGTCTGTGGCCAGCGTGTGGTAGGAGGTGAGGTTCCTGCCCTTGACGACGCCCGCATCGATGAGCAGCCACGGGCCATGGCAGATGGCCGCCACCGGCTTGTGCTGTTCAAAGAAGCTGCGGGCAAACGCCTGCGCGTCCTTGTCCACCCTGAGGTGGTCGGCGTTCACCACGCCGCCCGGAATCACCAGGGCGTGGAAGTCCGCCGCGTTGGCCTCCTTCAGGGTCAGGTCGACGTCGAAGGTATCGCCCTTCTCGACGCCCTCAAAGCCCTGGAGCTTTCCGCTCTTCGGAGCCACCAGGACAGGCTCGCCGCCGGCGTTCTTGACCGCGTCCCACGGGCTGGTCAGTTCAACCTGCTCCACGCCGTCCGTCAGCAGGAAGGCGACCCTCTTGCCGGTGATGTCGTGCTCTGACATGCGTCCTCCTTTTCCGTATGGTGCCTTACAGGTCCACCCTAGAAAAGCGGAAAGTCATAAGCAAGCTGATGATTCTTTCGGCCAGCTGTCAGCGCGGAACGTCAATCCACTCCGTGTCCTCGCGCTGGAGGGCCGTACTTCCGGCGGTCATGGCGGCCAGCCGGTCGGCCGCCGCCGCCAGGTCATCCGGCGCGTCCGGCAGCGCGAGGCGCAACACCGTGGACTGGGCTTCGTAGCCGGTCTCCGCCATCGCATAGCCCGCGCTGCGCAGGTCATTCTCGAGACGACCTGCCGCAGCGTGCGGTACCCGCACGGCACAGATGCGCAGCCGCCGGCGCTGCACCAGCGGAGCGAGTTCCAGGGCCGTCGAGACCGAATCGGAGTACGCGCGCACCAGCCCGCCGGCACCCAGCAGGATCCCGCCGAAGTAACGCACGACGACGGCACTGACGTCGCTGAGGTCCGTCACCCCTGGGGTGGTTTCCCGCCGGAGAAGGGCCTCCAGCATGGGGATCCCGGCGGTTCCCGAGGGTTCGCCGTCGTCGCTGGAACGCTGGATATCCCGGTCCGGCCCCAGCACGAAGGCGGAGCAGTGGTGCCGGGCGTCATGGAACTCGCGGCGAAGTTCAGACACCAGCGCGCGGGCATCCTCTTCAGTCCCCGCGCGGCGCAGGACGGTGATGAACCGGGAGCGCTTGATCTCGATCTCATTGCGGAAGCCGTCCCCGGCAGCCAGCGTGGTGTACGCGGACCGCCGGCTTTGTGTCGTCTTGGTCCGCGTTGGAACTGCCTCTTCTGCCACCGGTTCAGTCTAGTCTTGGGGAGTGCTGAAGATTGGGTTGACGGGCGGCATCGCCTCGGGGAAGTCCCTGGTGGCAACGCGCCTGGAAGAACTGGGGGCAGTGCTCGTCGATGCCGACGCGATCGCCCGTGAGGTGGTGGAACCGGGCACTCCGGGGCTGGCCGCCGTCGTGGCCGCGTTCGGCCCGGAGATCCTCGACGGCGAGGGGCGGCTCGACCGGCCACGCCTCGGGGCCATCGTGTTCCAGGAGCCGGGACGGCGCGCGGAGCTCAATGGCATCGTCCATCCGCTGGTGCGCGAACGCGCCGCGGTGGTGATTGCGGCCGCGCCGGGTGACGCGGTGGTGGTCCAGGACATTCCGCTCCTGGTGGAAACCGGACAGCAGAAGAACTTTCACCTCGTGGTGGTGGTGGATGCGCCCGAGGATGTCCGGCTGCAGCGCATGACCGGGCACCGCGGAATGACGGAAACGGACGCCCGTTCACGGATGGCCGCCCAGGCGTCCCGCCAGGACCGGCTCGCCGCAGCGGACGTGGTCCTACCCAACTCCGGCACGCGCGAGGAGCTGCTGGCCTCCGTGGACCGGCTGTGGGAGGAGCGGCTCGTGCCCTTCGCGCGGAACATCAGCCAGGCCGCGGTGGCTGGCCGCAGCGGCGCGCCCGTTCTGGCGGCCCCGGACTCCGACTGGCCGCGGCAGGCTGCCTGTCTGGCCGAGCGGCTGAAGGCCGCCGCTCCGGAGGACGTGCTGGCCGTCGACCACATCGGGTCGACGTCGGTCCCCGGCCTCGAGGCGAAGGACGTCATCGACCTGCAGCTCGCGGTCTCTGATCTCATGACGGCAGACCGGATTGCGCCCCTGCTTGGTGCCGCGGGGTTCCCGCTCTGGCCGGGCATCCTGATGGACAGCCCCCACGGGCGTCCCGACCCCGCTGCCTGGTCCAAGCGCCTGCACGGCAACGCCGATCCCGGGCGTCCGGTCAATCTCCATATCCGGGTGGCCGGTTCTGCGGGCTGGCGCTTCGCCCTTTGCTTCCGGGACTGGCTTCGCGCCGTTCCGGCCGCACGGGAGCAGTATGCAGCGGAGAAGCGCCGGGTGGCCGCCCTGCATGCCTCCGACGCCAACACGTCCGGCTACGCCGACGACAAAGAGGCGTGGTTCCGCGACGTCGGGGCTCCCGGAATGGAACGGTGGGCCGAAAGCACCGGCTGGCAGCCGCCGTCGTACGTTTCCAGCTCCGCCAACGCGAGCCACGGCTGAACCCAGTACAGCCCAAAGCTGAATCAGGAGTTCCTGTCAGTGGCCGGCTGTAGATTAGGTACATGAGTCTTGCGCAGGAGGTCAACCGCGTCGTTGCGCCCTTCGAGGTCATCAGCGAGTTCCAGCCCGCCGGTGACCAGCCGGCGGCCATCGCCGAGCTGACGGAGCGCATCAGGAACGGCGAAAAGGACGTGGTGCTGCTCGGTGCCACCGGTACCGGCAAGAGCGCCACCACCGCCTGGCTGATCGAGCAGGTCCAGCGGCCCACACTGGTGATGGTGCAGAACAAGACCCTCGCGGCGCAGCTGGCCAACGAGTTCCGCGAACTCCTGCCGAACAATGCGGTGGAGTACTTCGTCTCCTACTACGACTACTACCAGCCCGAAGCGTACGTGGCGCAGACGGACACGTTCATCGAGAAGGACTCCTCCATCAACGAGGAAGTGGAGCGGCTCCGGCACTCCGCCACCAACGCGCTCCTCACCCGCCGCGACGTGATTGTGGTGGCAACCGTGTCCTGCATCTACGGCCTGGGCACGCCGGAGGAGTACATCGCCGGCATGGTGACGCTGCGCAAGGGCGCCGAAATGAACCGTGATGACCTGCTGCGCAAATTCGTCTCCATGCAGTACGCCCGCAATGACATGGACTTCCACCGTGGCACGTTCCGGGTCCGCGGCGACACCGTGGAAATCATTCCCATGTATGAAGAACTGGCCATCCGGATCGAGTTTTTCGGGGATGAGATTGAGAACATCCATACCCTGCATCCGCTGACCGGAGAGGTGATCCGGGACGAAGAGGAGATGTACGTGTTCCCGGCCTCGCACTATGTGGCCGGACCCGAACGGATGGCGCGTGCCATCAAACGGATCGAGGACGAACTCGCCGACCGGCTCCAGGTCCTGGAAAGCCAGAACAAGCTCGTGGAAGCCCAGCGGCTGCGGATGCGCACCACTTACGACCTCGAAATGATGCAGCAGATGGGTTTCTGCAACGGCATCGAGAACTACTCATCGCACATTGACGGCCGCGCCCGCGGAACCGCCCCGCATTGCCTCCTGGACTACTTCCCGGACGACTTCCTGCTGGTGGTGGACGAATCCCACGTGACCATCCCGCAGATCGGGGCCATGTACGAGGGTGATATGTCCCGCAAGCGGAACCTTGTGGACTTCGGCTTCCGGCTGCCTTCCGCTATGGATAACCGTCCGTTGAAATGGGACGAGTTCCTTGAGCGCACAGGCCAGACCGTCTACTTGTCCGCCACGCCCGGCAAGTACGAATTGGGCAAGGCGGACGGCTTCGTCCAGCAGATCATCCGGCCCACCGGACTGATCGACCCCGAGGTGGTGGTCAAGCCGACTAAAGACCAGATCGACGACCTGCTGGGTGAGATCAAGACCCGCACAGAGAAGAATGAACGCGTCCTGGTAACCACGCTGACCAAGCGGATGGCGGAGGACCTCACCGACTACCTCCTGGGCCATGGCATCAAGGTGGAGTACCTGCACTCCGACGTCGACACGCTGCGGCGTGTCGAGCTGCTCCGCGAACTCCGGATGGGTGTTTTCGACGTCTTGGTTGGCATCAACCTGCTCCGGGAAGGCCTTGACCTGCCGGAGGTCTCCCTGGTGAGCATCCTGGACGCGGACAAGGAAGGCTTCCTTCGTTCGTCCACGTCCCTGATCCAGACCATCGGCCGTGCCGCGCGCAACGTCTCGGGGCAGGTCCACATGTACGCGGACCGCATCACGGACTCCATGGCCCACGCCATCGATGAAACCAACAGGCGCCGCGCCATCCAGGTGGCCTACAACACGGAAAACGGAATCGATCCGCAACCGCTGCGCAAGAAGATTGCCGACATCACGGACCAGCTGGCCAAAGAAGACGCGGACACCCAGGAGCTGCTCAACAACAACCGTTTGGCCAAGGGGGCCAAACGCGGCAAGTCCGCCGCCAAGGGGGCGGCCACGGTCCGCGCCGACGGGCTGGCAGCGGCGCCCGCCGAGGACCTGGTGGGCCTGATCGAGCAGCTGACCGAGCAGATGCACGGAGCGGCCGCCGAGCTGCAGTTCGAAGTGGCCGCCCGGATCCGCGACGAAGTTTCCGAGCTCAAGAAGGAACTGCGGCAGATGCAGTCAGCCGGGCACGCCTAGCCCCCGTCACGCGGCGCGGGGGGTCAGGTGGCGTGGCCGTGGGGTCACGTGGCGCGGGGGACCGCGCCTCTAGGGTAAAGTTGAGGTCACGTAGGGGAGTATCCCAAGCGCTACGAACGTCAACACGCAGGGCACAGATGCCCTGCCGGGCGTAGCGGGCAGCCACATCAGCACCAAGTGCACAGGTTCGCCGGAGAGACTTACACCGGTTTTCTGTACCCTGCGAAAGGCATTTTTGTGGAACTTCCCGTCTGGTTCGAGGTCGGCTCGTTCGTCGTCCTCGGCATCATCCTCCTTATGGACCTGCTTCTGGTAGTACGCCGTCCGCATGAGCCCTCCATGAAGGAAGCCGGCCTCTGGGTGGCCTTCTATGTGGCACTGGCCCTCGTGTTCGCCGGTGCCATGTTCATGTTCACGGGACCCGAGTACGGCAGCCAGTTCGTGGCCGGCTGGGTGACTGAGTACAGCCTCAGCATCGACAACCTGTTTGTCTTCATCATCATCATGGCCCGTTTCTCCGTGCCCCGTAAGTACCAGCAGGAAGTGCTGATGGTGGGCATCATCATCGCCCTGATCCTGCGCGGCATCTTCATCATGCTCGGCGCCATTGTGATCGAGCAGTTCAGCTGGGTCTTCTACATCTTCGGCGCTTTCCTCCTCTGGACCGCCTGGAAGCAGGCGCAGGACGAGGGCGAAGACGAAGAGGACCAGGAGAACGCCCTCATCGGCAAGCTCCGCAAGGTCATCCCCATGTCCGAGAAGTTCGACGGCGGCAAGCTGCGCACCACTGTGGACGGCAAGAAGGTCTTCACCCCCATGGTGATCGTCTTCATCACCATCGGCATGACCGACCTGCTCTTCGCGGTCGACTCCATCCCCGCGATCTTCGGCCTGACGCAGAGCGCCTTCATCGTCTTTACGGCGAACATCTTCGCGCTGATGGGCCTGCGGCAGCTGTACTTCCTGCTCGGCGGCCTGATGAACCGCCTCATCTACCTGAAGCACGCACTGTCCATCATCCTGGCGTTCATCGGCGTGAAGCTGATCCTGCACGCCATGCACGTCAACGAACTGCCGTTCATCAACGGCGGGCACCACATCGAATGGGCCCCGGAGATCCCGACGTACGTGTCCCTCGCGGTCATCATCGGCACCATCATCATCGCCGTGATCGCCAGCCTGGTGAGCTCCGGCGCACAGAAGGCCAAGCTGGATGCCCGCCTCGAGGAGGACTCCCGGAAGAGCCTGAGCGACGTCGACTAGGCTTCCGCAGCCAGTCTCAGCAGAAAGCAACCCCGGCCACCTGGTGGCCGGGGTTGCTTTGTCTTGCACAGGGTCTGCCTGGCTTGTCCGCGCGCAGGGGCCCAAGTGTCCGTTCGCGCTGGGAGAAGGGGCCTAAGTGTCCGTTCGCGCTGGCTTCAGCGGGCGGAGCGCACCATGCCGAGCAGGCGGCCGAAGATGGCCTCACCGTCGTCCGCGATTCCGTCGTGGTGGAACTCGCCGGTTTCCCACGTCTTCAACTTGCGGACGGCGGCGGCGGTCTCCATGGAGAGCCCGTGGTCCACATAGATGTCATCGCGGTAGACGGCGGCCGCCGCGGGCACGATGTTGGCAGCCAGCTGCGCGGTGTCATACAGGGGCTTCCAGTCAGCCTTGGCCGCCAGCAGTTCCGCCACTTCCTGCAGCGGGCGAAGGGCAGGGTCCTGTTCGAAGTACCACGGGTAGACCATCTCGCCGGTCAGGAGTAGCTCGGCAGCGTCCGGCCTGAACTCCGGGAACTCCTCGAGAACCCGCCAGGCCGCCCAGCCCGTGGCCGCGTTCTGGCCGTAGATGGACTCATGCATCAGGGCGTACAGCGGATTAGCTGCCCGCGAGACCAAGGGGCGGACCTGCTCCAGGAACGGATCCGAGAGCCGCGGACCGCCGGGCGTCTCCACGAAGGCGTCCTCCAGCAGGTTGTGCAGGGTGTCCACCCGGGTGTTCCCGCCGAGGAAGGACCCCACCATCTGGAACCTCTCCACGGTGAGGGGAGAGCCGTCCGGGAGGTACTCCGCCGTGCCGCGGAGGTGATTGGCGATGCGGCTTACAGTTTCCCGGTCCTCGGGGTACCAGCCGAAGTACTCCGCGTTGCGGGCTGCCACCCGTCTGAAGGTCTCGCGGTAGACCCGCTCCGGGGAACCGTTCAGCGGGGCGAGCCCTCCGGTGATCAGCACCTCACACAGGCCCTTGGGTGCGAACGACAGGTACGTGAGCGCACAGAAGCCGCCGTAGCTCTGCCCGTAGACAGTCCACGGCTCCGAGCCGACAGCCTGGCGGATGAGCTCGGCGTCGGCAATGATCGAATCGGCCCGGAAGTGCTCAAGGTACCTCGCCTGCGCTGCCGCATCCCCGCGCAGGGGCAGGGTGTTGCGGTCAATGGGGGAGGAGAGGCCGGTGCCCCGCTGGTCCAGCATCAGGATGCGGAAGTCCTTGGCGGCTGCCTTGCTCCAGCCGCCCAGCGACGCGAAGCGGTTGCCGCGCCCGCCGGGACCGCCTTGAAGATACAGGAGCCATGGCAGTTCGGCGGCTTCTGCCTCCGTGTGCTCGGCGGACACATATTCGCGGGCGAAGACTGTGATGGTCTCGGCTGCGTCTTCTCCGCCGGGGCCGGCAAAATGGTCCAGCGGCAGTGTGAAGTAGTGTTCTGCCGTGCGCATGCCGCGGAAGTTGTGCCGGGCGCGGACTGTATGAACCGGGCCCGCATTAACAGTGGCGTCCAGTGCTGCTTCAGCCATGGACACCGGCCTCGCTGCGGCTGCCGAACTCTGCTAGCGCCGTTCCGGTCAGCCGGAACGTGGACCACTCCTCCATCGGGAACGCCCCGAGCTTCCGGTAGAAGTTGATGGACGGTTCGTTCCAGTCCAAAACGCTCCATTCCACACGCGCGTAGCCGCGTTCGACGGCGGTCGCCGCCAGATGCTGCAAAAGGGCCTTCCCGTGGCCCTCGCCGCGCGCCTCCGGGGTGACGTAAAGGTCCTCCAGGTAGATCCCGTGCACGCCCTCCCACGTTGAGTAGTTCAGGAACCAGAGCGCGAAGCCACGCACGTCGCCGGCCTGGTTCTCGGCCATGTTGGCATACACGCGCGGGTCGCTGCCGAAGAGCACCTCGGTGAGCATCTCGGTGGTGTTCCGGACGGCGTCCGGCTCCTTTTCATAGACAGCCAGCTCGCGGATCAACTGCAGGATAATGGGAACGTCTGCGGGTGTGGCGGGACGGATTACACTCATGAGTCCGAGCTTACTGGGTCCGGGCTTGCTGGATCAGGCCGGCAGCACGCGGGGCAGGATGCCGGCGGAGTATAGGCTGTTGATTCCCATGACCTATCAACAGTGCAGCAACCCTTCCGGAGGCGGTGTGGAAAGGGCGGCAATGCCGGGAACTGGCCTGGTCCTTCTGGCTGCCGTGAAGCTGTCCAGCGTCGACCTCCGGCAGGCCGATGCATTGAACGACGGCGAGCGGCAGCGGGCAGCGTCGTTCGGTTCCGGAATTCAGCGGGACAGGTTCCTGGCCGGACGCATCGCGTTGCGGCGGCACGCCGCCGAAACTGCAGGGATGGGCGCCGAAGAGCTCCGGGCTGACTACGTCTGCCGGGAGTGCGCGAGGGACGACCGCGTGCACGGCATGCCCCGGTACCAGGCCGGTCCATCCGGGCCGGCCGTCATGGCGAGCCTGAGCCGGGCGGGGGACTGGTGCCTGCTGGCCGCTACAACTGACGCGCGGGTCTTGGGAGTCGGCGTCGACCTGGAGGGCAGCACAGCCGCAGGCTTCGACGGGTTCGGGCTGGTTGCCCTTTCGGAGCGCGAGCGGGATCACCTGCAGAGGGTGGAGCCTGCACTCCGGCCAAGCGTCCAGACACTCCTGTGGACGCGCAAGGAGGCAGTCCTCAAGGCGCTGGGCAGGGGGCTGGATGTCGTCGACCCGGGTCTGGTGGACGTTGCCGGACCCGTTCCATTGCTGCCGGGCTTTCTGCAGGCACCGGCCGTGCCTTTGGTGGCGGGCGTGCCTCTGGCGGGGGGCCCGCAAGGCAGCGGACATCGGTGGCTGATCGACGCCGTGAATCCGGGGTCAGCGGGGCTACCGGATTCCTTCACTGCGGCAATCGCACTTCAAAGGATGCCTGGTCCGTAGCTCGCGGACCGATGGTCTGACCCGGTCCGTAGCTCCTGTCCGCCTGTC
Proteins encoded:
- a CDS encoding GNAT family N-acetyltransferase; protein product: MSVIRPATPADVPIILQLIRELAVYEKEPDAVRNTTEMLTEVLFGSDPRVYANMAENQAGDVRGFALWFLNYSTWEGVHGIYLEDLYVTPEARGEGHGKALLQHLAATAVERGYARVEWSVLDWNEPSINFYRKLGAFPMEEWSTFRLTGTALAEFGSRSEAGVHG
- a CDS encoding type 1 glutamine amidotransferase domain-containing protein, with amino-acid sequence MSEHDITGKRVAFLLTDGVEQVELTSPWDAVKNAGGEPVLVAPKSGKLQGFEGVEKGDTFDVDLTLKEANAADFHALVIPGGVVNADHLRVDKDAQAFARSFFEQHKPVAAICHGPWLLIDAGVVKGRNLTSYHTLATDLRNAGANWSDQEVVVDQGFVTSRKPGDLPAFNNKVLEEIAEGEHAGQTA
- the coaE gene encoding dephospho-CoA kinase; its protein translation is MLKIGLTGGIASGKSLVATRLEELGAVLVDADAIAREVVEPGTPGLAAVVAAFGPEILDGEGRLDRPRLGAIVFQEPGRRAELNGIVHPLVRERAAVVIAAAPGDAVVVQDIPLLVETGQQKNFHLVVVVDAPEDVRLQRMTGHRGMTETDARSRMAAQASRQDRLAAADVVLPNSGTREELLASVDRLWEERLVPFARNISQAAVAGRSGAPVLAAPDSDWPRQAACLAERLKAAAPEDVLAVDHIGSTSVPGLEAKDVIDLQLAVSDLMTADRIAPLLGAAGFPLWPGILMDSPHGRPDPAAWSKRLHGNADPGRPVNLHIRVAGSAGWRFALCFRDWLRAVPAAREQYAAEKRRVAALHASDANTSGYADDKEAWFRDVGAPGMERWAESTGWQPPSYVSSSANASHG
- a CDS encoding GNAT family N-acetyltransferase; this encodes MSVDYEIRRFQAAAKDDPAYSDSVAWMQAVAFGFHDARRSDERVDKSIELQRTDRRVMTGVYQAGTVVGHSLGADVPVATFGTMNKTLNIGFGRLLDTRLVTAVTVRTSHRRRGLLRRMMGEDLALARAEGLAMAAVTASEASIYGRFGFGVATSEQSVKVDTTARFRLNHTPVGSVEVADPKVLLELAPEVFGRLHRITPGSIGRHEFYRQFASGTVSRDGGEDPKVKVALHYGPGGDVDGYVSYRFAGWSSTPYTMEVLDLVAATRAAYLELWQYLAAIDLVERVTWEETPVDDPLRWALEDARCVEASAARDMLWLRILDAEQALEARHYPADGRLVLSVADSLGLTGGTFTLDVDRGGAVVTAGGSGAPDLELDVAALSAIYLGGVNPVTLAASGRILEHTPGAAFRAARMFAVERPPHCLTHF
- a CDS encoding alpha/beta fold hydrolase codes for the protein MAEAALDATVNAGPVHTVRARHNFRGMRTAEHYFTLPLDHFAGPGGEDAAETITVFAREYVSAEHTEAEAAELPWLLYLQGGPGGRGNRFASLGGWSKAAAKDFRILMLDQRGTGLSSPIDRNTLPLRGDAAAQARYLEHFRADSIIADAELIRQAVGSEPWTVYGQSYGGFCALTYLSFAPKGLCEVLITGGLAPLNGSPERVYRETFRRVAARNAEYFGWYPEDRETVSRIANHLRGTAEYLPDGSPLTVERFQMVGSFLGGNTRVDTLHNLLEDAFVETPGGPRLSDPFLEQVRPLVSRAANPLYALMHESIYGQNAATGWAAWRVLEEFPEFRPDAAELLLTGEMVYPWYFEQDPALRPLQEVAELLAAKADWKPLYDTAQLAANIVPAAAAVYRDDIYVDHGLSMETAAAVRKLKTWETGEFHHDGIADDGEAIFGRLLGMVRSAR
- the uvrB gene encoding excinuclease ABC subunit UvrB — its product is MSLAQEVNRVVAPFEVISEFQPAGDQPAAIAELTERIRNGEKDVVLLGATGTGKSATTAWLIEQVQRPTLVMVQNKTLAAQLANEFRELLPNNAVEYFVSYYDYYQPEAYVAQTDTFIEKDSSINEEVERLRHSATNALLTRRDVIVVATVSCIYGLGTPEEYIAGMVTLRKGAEMNRDDLLRKFVSMQYARNDMDFHRGTFRVRGDTVEIIPMYEELAIRIEFFGDEIENIHTLHPLTGEVIRDEEEMYVFPASHYVAGPERMARAIKRIEDELADRLQVLESQNKLVEAQRLRMRTTYDLEMMQQMGFCNGIENYSSHIDGRARGTAPHCLLDYFPDDFLLVVDESHVTIPQIGAMYEGDMSRKRNLVDFGFRLPSAMDNRPLKWDEFLERTGQTVYLSATPGKYELGKADGFVQQIIRPTGLIDPEVVVKPTKDQIDDLLGEIKTRTEKNERVLVTTLTKRMAEDLTDYLLGHGIKVEYLHSDVDTLRRVELLRELRMGVFDVLVGINLLREGLDLPEVSLVSILDADKEGFLRSSTSLIQTIGRAARNVSGQVHMYADRITDSMAHAIDETNRRRAIQVAYNTENGIDPQPLRKKIADITDQLAKEDADTQELLNNNRLAKGAKRGKSAAKGAATVRADGLAAAPAEDLVGLIEQLTEQMHGAAAELQFEVAARIRDEVSELKKELRQMQSAGHA
- a CDS encoding IMPACT family protein, which codes for MAEEAVPTRTKTTQSRRSAYTTLAAGDGFRNEIEIKRSRFITVLRRAGTEEDARALVSELRREFHDARHHCSAFVLGPDRDIQRSSDDGEPSGTAGIPMLEALLRRETTPGVTDLSDVSAVVVRYFGGILLGAGGLVRAYSDSVSTALELAPLVQRRRLRICAVRVPHAAAGRLENDLRSAGYAMAETGYEAQSTVLRLALPDAPDDLAAAADRLAAMTAGSTALQREDTEWIDVPR
- the rpsA gene encoding 30S ribosomal protein S1, translated to MTITSTEKPGTPVVAINDIGTAEDFLAAVDATIKYFNDGDLVEGTVVKVDRDEVLLDIGYKTEGVIPSRELSIKHDVDPGDVVSVGDQVEALVLTKEDKEGRLILSKKRAQYERAWGDIEKVKEEDGVVTGTVIEVVKGGLILDIGLRGFLPASLVEMRRVRDLAPYIGQQIEAKIIELDKNRNNVVLSRRAWLEQTQSEVRSTFLNKLEKGQVRPGVVSSIVNFGAFVDLGGVDGLVHVSELSWKHIDHPSEVVEVGQEVTVEVLEVDLDRERVSLSLKATQEDPWQTFARTHALGQVVPGKVTKLVPFGAFVRVEDGIEGLVHISELAVRHVELAEQVVSVGDELFVKVIDIDLERRRISLSLKQANEGVDADSTEFDPALYGMAAEYDEEGNYKYPEGFDPESNEWLEGYENQRAAWEQQYADAQTRWEAHKKQVTQHAADDAAAATSGESDSGTTSYSSEPAATDTGAGTLASDEALAALREKLTGN
- a CDS encoding TerC family protein, which codes for MELPVWFEVGSFVVLGIILLMDLLLVVRRPHEPSMKEAGLWVAFYVALALVFAGAMFMFTGPEYGSQFVAGWVTEYSLSIDNLFVFIIIMARFSVPRKYQQEVLMVGIIIALILRGIFIMLGAIVIEQFSWVFYIFGAFLLWTAWKQAQDEGEDEEDQENALIGKLRKVIPMSEKFDGGKLRTTVDGKKVFTPMVIVFITIGMTDLLFAVDSIPAIFGLTQSAFIVFTANIFALMGLRQLYFLLGGLMNRLIYLKHALSIILAFIGVKLILHAMHVNELPFINGGHHIEWAPEIPTYVSLAVIIGTIIIAVIASLVSSGAQKAKLDARLEEDSRKSLSDVD